One segment of Trachemys scripta elegans isolate TJP31775 chromosome 1, CAS_Tse_1.0, whole genome shotgun sequence DNA contains the following:
- the POGLUT2 gene encoding protein O-glucosyltransferase 2 isoform X1, which translates to MFSIWLLCYLTLGTIPVFTVSGGGNQLSPENSLIWGPGLRADVVLPARYFYVQALDTDGQRFTFSPGANTFQVKITAPDEQFTRIGVQILDRKDGSFIVRYRMYASYKNLKIEIKVEDKHVAKSPYILKGPVYHENCDCPREDSTAWLEDMSCPQAIPQIQRDLAHFPTVDPDKIAKEIPQRFGQRQSLCHYTIKDNKVYIRTHGEHVGFRIFMDAILLSLTRKVKMPDVEFFVNLGDWPLEKKKSTQNLHPIFSWCGSTESKDIVMPTYDLTDSVLETMGRVSLDMMSVQANTGPPWEDKNTTAIWRGRDSRKERLELVKLSRKYPDIIDAAFTNFFFFKHDESLYGPIVKHISFFDFFKYKYQINIDGTVAAYRLPYLLAGNSVVLKQDSFYYEHFYNELQPWKHYIPFKNDLSDLLEKLQWAKDHDEEARNIAKSGQEFARNNLMGDHVFCYYFKLFQEYANLQVSEPKIRDGMEKVEQPDDDLFPCTCHRKKAKDEL; encoded by the exons ATGTTTAGCATTTGGCTGCTTTGTTACTTAACGCTTGGAACAATTCCCGTGTTCACTGTATCGGGTGGAGGAAACCAGCTGAGTCCGGAGAACAGTTTAATATGGGGACCTGGTCTGAGAGCAGATGTTGTCCTCCCTGCTCGATATTTTTATGTTCAGGCTTTGGACACTGACGGGCAGAG GTTTACTTTCTCTCCAGGAGCAAATACATTCCAGGTGAAGATCACTGCTCCTGATGAGCAGTTCACTCGGATAGGAGTGCAGATATTAGACAGAAAAGATGGCTCCTTCATTGTGAGGTACAGAATGTATGCAAGCTACAAAAACCTGAAGATAGAAATCAAAGTCGAAGACAAACATGTTGCCAAGTCTccgtatattttaaaag GCCCTGTTTACCATGAGAATTGTGACTGCCCTCGCGAAGACAGCACTGCATGGCTGGAAGATATGAGCTGCCCTCAAGCCATTCCACAGATTCAGAGAGACCTAGCACATTTTCCCACTGTTGATCCAGATAAGATTGCAAAGGAAATTCCACAACGGTTTGGACAAAGACAGAGCTTGTGTCACTATACCATAAAAGATAACAAG GTTTATATAAGGACCCATGGTGAGCATGTAGGCTTCAGGATTTTCATGGACGCTATACTACTTTCTTTGACTAGAAAA GTGAAAATGCCAGATGTAGAGTTTTTTGTTAATTTAGGGGATTGGCCTTTAGAGAAAAAGAAATCTACTCAGAACCTTCATCCCATCTTCTCATGGTGTGGATCCACTGAATCAAAAGACATTGTGATGCCAACCTATGATTTGACGGACTCAGTTTTAGAAACTATGGGCCG AGTCAGCCTGGACATGATGTCTGTCCAGGCCAATACTGGGCCACCCTGGGAAGACAAGAATACTACAGCAATTTGGAGGGGACGTGACAGCCGCAAAGAGAGGCTTGAACTTGTAAAACTCAGTAGAAAATATCCAGATATCATAGATGCTGCTTTcacaaactttttcttttttaaacacgaTGAAAGCCTTTATGGTCCCATTGTGAAgcatatttcattttttgattttttcaaG TATAAATATCAAATTAATATTGATGGCACAGTAGCTGCATACAGATTGCCTTACCTGTTAGCAGGAAACAGTGTAGTACTGAAGCAAGACTCCTTCTACTATGAACATTTTTATAATGAGCTGCAGCCCTGGAAACACTACATTCCATTTAAAAATGACCTGAGTGACCTACTGGAGAAGCTACAGTGGGCAAAAGATCATGATGAAGAG GCAAGGAATATTGCAAAATCGGGGCAAGAATTTGCAAGAAATAACCTCATGGGAGATCATGTATTCTGTTATTATTTCAAACTTTTCCAG GAATACGCCAATTTACAAGTGAGTGAGCCAAAAATCAGAGATGGCATGGAGAAGGTAGAGCAGCCTGACGATGACCTGTTTCCATGTACTTGCCACAGAAAGAAG GCCAAAGATGAACTCTAA
- the POGLUT2 gene encoding protein O-glucosyltransferase 2 isoform X2 yields the protein MKQSPFLSCPLRLTIGLTRRCYSSSRVKGRRIDTHRDKETGTRQQLLIVSTLWFTFSPGANTFQVKITAPDEQFTRIGVQILDRKDGSFIVRYRMYASYKNLKIEIKVEDKHVAKSPYILKGPVYHENCDCPREDSTAWLEDMSCPQAIPQIQRDLAHFPTVDPDKIAKEIPQRFGQRQSLCHYTIKDNKVYIRTHGEHVGFRIFMDAILLSLTRKVKMPDVEFFVNLGDWPLEKKKSTQNLHPIFSWCGSTESKDIVMPTYDLTDSVLETMGRVSLDMMSVQANTGPPWEDKNTTAIWRGRDSRKERLELVKLSRKYPDIIDAAFTNFFFFKHDESLYGPIVKHISFFDFFKYKYQINIDGTVAAYRLPYLLAGNSVVLKQDSFYYEHFYNELQPWKHYIPFKNDLSDLLEKLQWAKDHDEEARNIAKSGQEFARNNLMGDHVFCYYFKLFQEYANLQVSEPKIRDGMEKVEQPDDDLFPCTCHRKKAKDEL from the exons ATGAAACAAtcccctttcctctcctgccCGCTCAGACTGACGATAGGGTTAACCCGAAGATGCTATTCCAGCTCCAGGGTTAAAGGCAGAAGAATCGATACACACAGAGACAAAGAAACAGGGACACGGCAGCAGCTCCTGATTGTGTCTACTCTGTG GTTTACTTTCTCTCCAGGAGCAAATACATTCCAGGTGAAGATCACTGCTCCTGATGAGCAGTTCACTCGGATAGGAGTGCAGATATTAGACAGAAAAGATGGCTCCTTCATTGTGAGGTACAGAATGTATGCAAGCTACAAAAACCTGAAGATAGAAATCAAAGTCGAAGACAAACATGTTGCCAAGTCTccgtatattttaaaag GCCCTGTTTACCATGAGAATTGTGACTGCCCTCGCGAAGACAGCACTGCATGGCTGGAAGATATGAGCTGCCCTCAAGCCATTCCACAGATTCAGAGAGACCTAGCACATTTTCCCACTGTTGATCCAGATAAGATTGCAAAGGAAATTCCACAACGGTTTGGACAAAGACAGAGCTTGTGTCACTATACCATAAAAGATAACAAG GTTTATATAAGGACCCATGGTGAGCATGTAGGCTTCAGGATTTTCATGGACGCTATACTACTTTCTTTGACTAGAAAA GTGAAAATGCCAGATGTAGAGTTTTTTGTTAATTTAGGGGATTGGCCTTTAGAGAAAAAGAAATCTACTCAGAACCTTCATCCCATCTTCTCATGGTGTGGATCCACTGAATCAAAAGACATTGTGATGCCAACCTATGATTTGACGGACTCAGTTTTAGAAACTATGGGCCG AGTCAGCCTGGACATGATGTCTGTCCAGGCCAATACTGGGCCACCCTGGGAAGACAAGAATACTACAGCAATTTGGAGGGGACGTGACAGCCGCAAAGAGAGGCTTGAACTTGTAAAACTCAGTAGAAAATATCCAGATATCATAGATGCTGCTTTcacaaactttttcttttttaaacacgaTGAAAGCCTTTATGGTCCCATTGTGAAgcatatttcattttttgattttttcaaG TATAAATATCAAATTAATATTGATGGCACAGTAGCTGCATACAGATTGCCTTACCTGTTAGCAGGAAACAGTGTAGTACTGAAGCAAGACTCCTTCTACTATGAACATTTTTATAATGAGCTGCAGCCCTGGAAACACTACATTCCATTTAAAAATGACCTGAGTGACCTACTGGAGAAGCTACAGTGGGCAAAAGATCATGATGAAGAG GCAAGGAATATTGCAAAATCGGGGCAAGAATTTGCAAGAAATAACCTCATGGGAGATCATGTATTCTGTTATTATTTCAAACTTTTCCAG GAATACGCCAATTTACAAGTGAGTGAGCCAAAAATCAGAGATGGCATGGAGAAGGTAGAGCAGCCTGACGATGACCTGTTTCCATGTACTTGCCACAGAAAGAAG GCCAAAGATGAACTCTAA